Part of the bacterium genome, ATAGTATGGAATCAGACGGAGGCGCCCAGGAAGGGATGATGTGGGAAGGCGCCATGACGGCAGGTTATAAAGGTTTAGATAATCGCTGTGCCATGCTGGATTATAACGGCATTCAGATTGATGGTTTTGTAAAAAACGTAAAGGATGTTCATCCTTTAGCCGATAAGTTTAAAGCATTTAATTGGCATGTACTTGAAATTGACGGGCACAATATGCAGCAAATTTGTGATGCCCTCGATGAAGCGGAAGCCACCAAAGGCAAGCCCACCATGATTTTAGGTAAAACAATTATGGGTAAAGGTGTAAGTATTTTTGAAAACAAACCTCAGTACCATGGGGTAGCGCCTAGTGATGATGAACTGGCGGTAGCCTTGAAGGAATTGGGGGCGTAATTATGTCTGACGTTGCAACAAGAGATGCGTATGGCAAAAAGCTGGCCGAATTAGGCGAAAAGTATGCCAATATTGTGGTGCTCGATGCCGATTTATCCGGATCCACCAAAACCGGTGTATTTGCAAAAAAATTCCCTGAACGCTTTTTTAATATGGGTGTTGCCGAGCAAGATCTTATGGGGACGGCCGCGGGTTTAGCTTCTACTGGTAAAGTGGCTTATGCGTCCACCTTTGCTGTTTTTGCTGCAGGACGCGCCTGGGAAATTATACGCCAATCAGCCTGTTATCCCAATTTTAACGTAAAAGTTTGTGCTTCCCATGCCGGTTTATCGGTAGGTGAAGATGGAGCGAGTCATCAAATGATTGAAGATATCGCTATCATGCGCGCGATTCCTAACATGAAAGTATTTGTTCCCTGCGATGGTGCCGAAACCGAACAGGTGATTGAAGCTGTGTATCATTTAGAAGGCCCCTGTTATGTGCGTCTGGGTCGTGCTAAATGTCCCTCTGTTTTTCCT contains:
- a CDS encoding transketolase family protein encodes the protein MSDVATRDAYGKKLAELGEKYANIVVLDADLSGSTKTGVFAKKFPERFFNMGVAEQDLMGTAAGLASTGKVAYASTFAVFAAGRAWEIIRQSACYPNFNVKVCASHAGLSVGEDGASHQMIEDIAIMRAIPNMKVFVPCDGAETEQVIEAVYHLEGPCYVRLGRAKCPSVFPADYKFQVGKGFVIKEGSDVCLFTAGFLTGDTLGAAAKLAENGISASVVALASVKPIDEELISKMAKKHRLLVSVEEHTVVGGIGSAIAEVLTSRSPAPLLRLGMQDEFGQSADAKILIKHYGLDAEGIAQSVLKRLKEV